In Paraburkholderia bryophila, a single genomic region encodes these proteins:
- the hypB gene encoding hydrogenase nickel incorporation protein HypB, whose protein sequence is MCTTCGCSETGSAAAVTDLDAQTKPAAGAVETVYRRVDRPAHGPAHPHPHTHPHTHPHEHDHTHPHEHDHEHPHDHEHPPHRHDEHGATITLEQDILAKNQLLAERNRGWLAGRSIVALNLMSSPGSGKTTLLERTIRDLGETLPMSVIEGDQATLNDAERIRATGARVVQINTGTGCHLDAAMAARALTQLDPPLHSVVMIENVGNLVCPALFDLGEAAKVLILSVTEGEDKPLKYPHMFQACSLLLLNKIDLLPHLQFDVERCVDYARRVNPRMQILQVSAQTGEGMDGWYGWLRALTADAAPRSAAR, encoded by the coding sequence ATGTGTACGACATGCGGGTGCTCGGAGACGGGGAGTGCGGCGGCGGTGACCGATCTGGATGCGCAGACGAAGCCGGCGGCGGGTGCGGTTGAGACGGTTTATCGGCGGGTGGATCGGCCTGCGCATGGGCCTGCGCATCCGCATCCGCACACGCATCCGCACACGCATCCACACGAGCACGACCATACGCATCCGCACGAGCACGACCATGAGCATCCGCACGACCATGAGCATCCGCCGCATCGCCACGACGAACACGGCGCGACGATCACCTTGGAGCAGGACATTCTGGCGAAAAACCAGCTACTGGCCGAACGCAATCGCGGCTGGCTGGCGGGCCGTTCGATCGTGGCGCTCAACCTGATGAGCTCGCCGGGTTCGGGCAAAACCACGCTGCTCGAACGGACGATCCGCGACCTGGGCGAAACGTTGCCCATGTCGGTTATCGAAGGCGATCAGGCCACGCTCAACGACGCCGAACGGATTCGCGCGACCGGCGCCCGTGTGGTGCAGATCAACACGGGTACGGGATGCCATCTGGACGCCGCCATGGCAGCGCGGGCGCTGACGCAACTCGATCCGCCGTTGCATTCGGTCGTGATGATCGAGAACGTCGGCAATCTGGTGTGCCCGGCGTTGTTCGATCTCGGCGAAGCGGCCAAGGTGCTGATTCTGTCGGTGACGGAAGGCGAGGACAAGCCGCTCAAATATCCGCACATGTTCCAGGCCTGTTCGTTACTGCTGTTGAACAAGATCGATCTGTTACCGCACCTGCAGTTCGATGTCGAGCGCTGCGTCGACTACGCCCGCCGCGTCAATCCCCGCATGCAGATTCTTCAGGTTTCGGCGCAGACGGGCGAGGGCATGGACGGATGGTACGGCTGGTTGCGCGCGCTGACGGCGGACGCCGCGCCGCGTTCCGCCGCGCGCTGA
- the hypD gene encoding hydrogenase formation protein HypD — translation MKYVDEFRDPDKARTLAREIRALVSRIERVKQRPLQIMEVCGGHTHTIFRYGIQQLLPDTVEFVHGPGCPVCVLPIGRVDDCVALAERPEVIFTTFGDAMRVPGSKKSLLKAKADGADVRMVYSPLDALKIAQLNPDREVIFFGLGFETTMPSTAMTVLQAHARKITNFSLFCNHITIIPTIKAILDAPDLQLDGFLGPGHVSMVIGTRPYDFIAREYRKPITVAGFEPLDVLQSMWMVIRQIAEGRCEVENQYGRIVPEDGNAQALSAVNQVFETREFFEWRGLGSIDRSGVRVREAFAGFDAERKFAMPNLSVADPKACQCGEVLKGLIRPHQCKVFGTACTPESPLGALMVSSEGACAAYYNYGRIDVSAIEERRRARQATEAGAVTAGCLGASAASIAECVDAGVASGTVSAIVEPVLTAGTLAASTA, via the coding sequence ATGAAATACGTCGATGAGTTTCGCGATCCGGATAAAGCCCGGACGCTGGCAAGAGAGATCCGCGCGCTGGTGTCGCGCATCGAGCGCGTGAAGCAGCGGCCGTTGCAGATCATGGAAGTGTGCGGCGGCCATACGCATACGATTTTTCGCTATGGTATCCAGCAACTGCTGCCCGATACGGTGGAGTTCGTGCATGGCCCGGGTTGCCCGGTGTGCGTGCTGCCGATCGGTCGCGTCGATGACTGCGTGGCACTGGCCGAGCGGCCCGAAGTGATTTTCACGACCTTCGGCGACGCGATGCGCGTGCCCGGTTCGAAGAAGAGCCTGCTCAAAGCGAAGGCCGACGGCGCCGATGTGCGGATGGTCTATTCGCCGCTGGATGCACTGAAAATCGCGCAGCTCAATCCGGACCGCGAGGTGATCTTCTTCGGTCTCGGCTTCGAGACGACCATGCCGAGCACCGCGATGACGGTGTTGCAGGCGCACGCGCGCAAGATCACGAATTTCTCGCTGTTCTGCAATCACATCACGATCATTCCGACCATCAAGGCGATTCTCGATGCGCCGGATTTGCAACTCGATGGTTTCCTCGGGCCGGGGCACGTGAGTATGGTGATCGGCACGCGGCCCTACGATTTCATTGCTCGCGAGTATCGCAAGCCGATTACGGTGGCCGGCTTCGAACCGCTCGACGTCCTGCAATCCATGTGGATGGTGATCCGGCAGATCGCCGAAGGCCGCTGCGAGGTCGAGAACCAATACGGCCGGATCGTGCCGGAGGACGGCAATGCGCAGGCGTTGTCGGCGGTGAACCAGGTGTTCGAGACGCGCGAGTTCTTCGAGTGGCGTGGGCTCGGGTCGATCGATCGTTCCGGTGTCAGGGTGCGCGAAGCGTTCGCGGGCTTCGACGCGGAGCGCAAGTTCGCGATGCCGAATCTGAGCGTGGCCGATCCGAAGGCGTGTCAATGCGGCGAGGTGCTGAAGGGCTTGATCCGGCCGCATCAATGCAAGGTGTTCGGCACCGCGTGCACGCCGGAGTCGCCGCTCGGGGCGCTGATGGTGTCGAGCGAAGGCGCTTGCGCGGCGTACTACAACTACGGGCGCATCGATGTGTCGGCGATCGAGGAACGGCGTCGTGCGCGGCAGGCGACGGAAGCCGGGGCCGTGACTGCGGGATGCCTCGGCGCGAGCGCTGCGAGCATTGCGGAATGCGTCGACGCTGGGGTCGCGAGCGGCACCGTTAGCGCGATCGTAGAGCCTGTCCTGACGGCCGGCACGCTGGCCGCTTCAACCGCGTGA
- a CDS encoding chloride channel protein: protein MSTASHKRDFSANARLPGIFALAACIGAVSTLAAYVLLNLIRLFTNLFFFGTLSFVERSPAGNTLGLWVIGVPVIGGLIVGLIARYGSEKIRGHGIPEAIEAILFGKSRMSPKVALLKPLSSGIVIGSGGPFGAEGPIIMTGGALGSLIAQCVKVTAAERKTLLVAGAAAGMTAVFGTPVAAVLLAVELLLFEWRPRSFLPVAIACAVAGFARALCFGAGPLFPLETTPPDSWALLSCVIAGLLSGALASGLSAALYKTEDLFGKLPLHWMWWPALGGIVVGIGGWLEPRALGVGYDVIGDLLHQHIALQIALLLLAVKAVMWVVALGSGTSGGVLAPLLMLGAGLGTVLSHWLPGNQPALWPLVCMAATLGATLGAPLTAIVFAFGLTHDSNALLPLLTATLIAHGFSTVVMRRSIMTEKIARRGYHIYREYGVDPLERHYVDEVMTAAVDSIDASMTVGAALNAYFGAGQLRRAYPVIRDGAVIGVADRAALDRFCRDDEALARATTLADVFAQTTPVFALPSETCRLVATRLAVQGLERLPVVADGKTLRLIGIVSRSDLVKPSLSHFEEEHKRERFRRLVPTPARRRFAAGRKAG from the coding sequence ATGAGCACAGCGTCACACAAGCGCGATTTTTCAGCCAACGCGCGGCTGCCCGGCATTTTTGCGTTAGCCGCGTGCATCGGGGCGGTCAGCACGCTCGCGGCATACGTGCTGCTGAATCTGATTCGCCTGTTCACCAATCTGTTCTTCTTCGGCACGCTGTCGTTCGTCGAACGCTCGCCGGCCGGGAATACGCTCGGTCTGTGGGTGATCGGCGTGCCGGTGATCGGTGGTCTGATCGTCGGCCTGATCGCGCGTTACGGTTCCGAGAAAATTCGCGGCCATGGGATTCCCGAGGCGATCGAAGCGATCCTGTTCGGCAAAAGCCGCATGTCGCCGAAAGTGGCGCTGCTCAAGCCGCTGTCGTCCGGCATCGTGATCGGCAGCGGCGGCCCGTTCGGCGCGGAAGGCCCGATCATCATGACGGGCGGCGCACTCGGCTCGCTGATCGCGCAATGCGTGAAGGTCACGGCGGCGGAGCGCAAGACGCTGCTGGTCGCCGGTGCGGCCGCCGGCATGACCGCCGTGTTCGGCACGCCAGTGGCGGCCGTGCTGCTGGCGGTCGAACTGTTGCTGTTCGAGTGGCGGCCGCGTAGTTTCCTGCCGGTGGCGATCGCCTGCGCGGTCGCCGGTTTCGCTCGCGCGCTGTGCTTCGGTGCGGGCCCGCTCTTTCCGCTCGAAACCACCCCGCCGGATAGCTGGGCGCTGCTGTCCTGCGTGATTGCCGGCTTGCTGTCGGGCGCGCTCGCGTCCGGGCTTTCCGCTGCGTTGTACAAGACCGAAGATCTGTTCGGCAAGCTGCCGCTTCACTGGATGTGGTGGCCCGCGCTCGGTGGGATCGTCGTCGGTATCGGCGGCTGGCTCGAACCGCGCGCGCTCGGTGTCGGTTACGACGTGATCGGCGACCTGCTGCATCAGCACATCGCGTTGCAAATCGCGCTGCTGCTGCTCGCCGTGAAGGCCGTGATGTGGGTCGTCGCGCTCGGCTCCGGCACCTCCGGCGGCGTGCTCGCACCGCTGTTGATGCTCGGCGCCGGCCTCGGCACGGTGCTGTCGCACTGGCTGCCTGGCAACCAGCCGGCGCTGTGGCCGCTCGTCTGCATGGCCGCCACGCTGGGCGCAACGCTCGGTGCCCCGCTGACGGCGATCGTGTTCGCTTTCGGCCTGACCCACGACAGCAATGCGCTGTTGCCGCTGTTGACGGCCACGCTGATCGCGCATGGTTTTTCGACGGTGGTCATGCGCCGTTCGATCATGACGGAGAAAATCGCGCGGCGCGGTTATCACATCTATCGCGAGTACGGCGTCGATCCGCTCGAACGTCACTACGTCGACGAAGTCATGACGGCCGCCGTCGATTCGATCGATGCCAGCATGACGGTCGGCGCGGCACTGAACGCGTATTTCGGCGCCGGGCAGTTGCGTCGCGCCTATCCGGTCATACGGGACGGCGCGGTGATCGGCGTGGCCGACCGAGCGGCACTCGACCGTTTCTGTCGCGACGATGAAGCGCTTGCTCGCGCAACGACACTCGCCGACGTGTTCGCTCAAACCACGCCGGTCTTTGCCTTGCCGTCCGAAACCTGCCGACTCGTCGCCACGCGGCTCGCCGTGCAGGGACTTGAACGGCTGCCCGTGGTGGCCGACGGCAAGACTTTGCGCCTCATCGGCATCGTGTCGCGCAGCGACCTGGTGAAGCCGTCGTTGAGCCACTTCGAAGAAGAACACAAGCGGGAACGCTTCAGAAGGCTCGTGCCGACGCCGGCCAGGCGGCGTTTTGCGGCGGGTCGCAAAGCCGGCTGA
- a CDS encoding MarR family winged helix-turn-helix transcriptional regulator: MKARTNGLKKTDFEQLSEFRYQMRRFEHFSEQAAQSEGITPLQYLLLLHIKGYPERDWASVGELAERLQSQHHGVVALVSRCEALNLVRRQVSETDRRQVEVHLEKAGERVLARLAELHRAELKSLQGAFQVPQIDYE, from the coding sequence ATGAAAGCACGCACTAACGGCTTGAAAAAAACCGACTTCGAGCAACTATCGGAGTTTCGCTACCAGATGCGGCGTTTCGAACACTTCTCGGAACAGGCGGCGCAGAGCGAAGGCATCACGCCGCTGCAGTATCTGTTGCTGCTGCATATCAAGGGTTATCCGGAGCGCGACTGGGCGAGCGTCGGCGAACTGGCCGAACGCTTGCAGTCGCAACATCACGGCGTGGTCGCGCTGGTGTCGCGTTGCGAAGCGCTCAATCTGGTGCGCCGCCAGGTTAGCGAAACCGATCGCCGCCAGGTGGAAGTGCATCTTGAGAAAGCCGGCGAACGGGTGCTGGCGCGACTGGCGGAATTGCACCGGGCGGAGTTGAAATCGCTGCAGGGCGCGTTCCAGGTTCCACAGATCGACTACGAGTAA
- a CDS encoding LysR family transcriptional regulator yields MELRQLRYFIAVAEEMNITRAANRLHMTQPPLSRQIQQIEESVGLPLFERGARPLRLTEAGRIFYAQAKRLIDDADELAPLTRRLAQLAERIVIGFVPSTLYGALPAVIRAFREAAPQIELSLIEMFTIEQLGALKGGRIDVGFGRLRFDDAQLAREVLVEERMIAALPQGHPLARQKKAVTLAALAAETLIVYPSTPRPSYADQQLSALHDHALEPKAIHEVRELQTALGLVAAQVGVCLVPESVEGLRAHGVVYRPIPAANVVSPIIMSRRLQDESPATTLLCSLARDLFKKS; encoded by the coding sequence ATGGAACTTCGTCAACTGCGTTACTTCATCGCGGTCGCGGAAGAAATGAACATCACGCGGGCGGCGAATCGTCTGCATATGACGCAGCCGCCGCTGAGCCGCCAGATCCAGCAGATCGAGGAAAGCGTCGGGTTGCCGCTGTTCGAACGCGGCGCGCGGCCGTTGCGGCTCACCGAAGCCGGGCGGATTTTCTACGCGCAGGCCAAGCGCCTGATCGACGACGCCGATGAACTCGCGCCGCTCACCCGGCGTCTCGCGCAACTGGCCGAACGTATCGTGATCGGCTTCGTGCCGTCGACGCTATATGGCGCGTTGCCCGCCGTGATCCGCGCGTTTCGCGAGGCCGCGCCGCAGATCGAGTTGTCGCTGATCGAAATGTTCACGATCGAACAGCTCGGCGCGCTCAAGGGTGGCCGCATCGACGTGGGCTTCGGCCGCCTGCGTTTCGATGACGCGCAACTGGCGCGCGAGGTGCTCGTCGAAGAACGGATGATCGCCGCGCTGCCGCAAGGCCATCCGCTCGCCAGACAGAAGAAAGCGGTGACGCTGGCCGCGCTCGCGGCGGAAACCTTGATCGTCTATCCGAGCACGCCGCGGCCGAGCTACGCAGACCAGCAACTGTCCGCCCTGCACGATCACGCGCTGGAGCCGAAAGCGATTCATGAAGTGCGGGAACTGCAGACCGCGCTGGGTCTGGTGGCCGCGCAAGTGGGCGTGTGCCTCGTGCCGGAAAGCGTGGAAGGCTTGCGCGCGCATGGCGTGGTGTACCGGCCGATTCCGGCGGCCAACGTGGTCTCGCCGATCATCATGAGCCGCCGCCTGCAGGACGAATCGCCGGCGACCACGCTGCTGTGCTCGCTCGCGCGCGATCTGTTCAAAAAGAGCTGA
- the hypE gene encoding hydrogenase expression/formation protein HypE, producing MNDRVAVSIEPGEPRRVRPPRRVNDVAVNLAHGSGGRAMRDLIEDVFVSAFDNPTLAALEDQAVFALADLAARGDRLAFTTDSYVVDPLFFPGGDIGTLAVSGTVNDLAVCGATPLYLSCAVVIEEGLAVDVLRRVAASMQRIALEAGVAIVTGDTKVVERGCADKLFVNTAGIGVVRRDVSISARNARPGDVVIVNGFLGDHGAAILVARQQLALDADIKSDCCPLNGLIAAMLDVCPRIHCLRDATRGGVATVLNEFAQSSRVRIRLDETALPLREPVQGACEILGLDPLYLANEGKLVAVVPADAAQQVLTAMRAHPAGREAAVIGTVEACDEGAEEGLVVMQTTFGGQRIVDMLVGEQLPRIC from the coding sequence ATGAACGACCGCGTGGCTGTTTCCATCGAACCGGGCGAGCCGCGGCGCGTGCGTCCACCGCGCCGCGTGAACGACGTCGCCGTCAATCTCGCGCATGGCAGCGGTGGACGTGCCATGCGCGATCTGATCGAAGACGTGTTCGTGTCGGCCTTCGACAATCCGACGCTGGCCGCGCTCGAAGATCAGGCGGTGTTCGCGCTGGCCGATCTTGCCGCACGCGGCGACCGCCTCGCGTTTACGACCGACAGCTACGTCGTCGACCCGCTGTTCTTTCCCGGCGGCGACATCGGCACGCTCGCGGTATCGGGCACGGTCAACGATCTGGCGGTCTGCGGGGCCACGCCGCTGTATCTGTCGTGCGCGGTGGTGATCGAAGAAGGGCTCGCCGTCGACGTCCTACGGCGCGTCGCGGCGAGTATGCAGCGGATCGCGCTCGAAGCCGGCGTCGCGATCGTCACGGGAGACACCAAAGTGGTGGAGCGGGGTTGCGCCGACAAGCTGTTCGTCAACACGGCGGGGATTGGGGTGGTGCGTCGCGACGTATCGATTTCGGCGCGCAATGCGCGGCCCGGCGACGTAGTGATCGTCAACGGCTTTCTCGGCGATCACGGCGCCGCGATTCTGGTGGCGCGCCAGCAGCTTGCGCTCGACGCCGACATTAAAAGCGATTGTTGTCCCCTCAACGGATTGATCGCGGCGATGCTCGACGTGTGCCCGCGAATCCACTGTCTGCGCGATGCGACGCGCGGCGGTGTCGCGACCGTATTGAACGAGTTCGCGCAGAGTTCACGGGTGAGGATACGGCTGGACGAAACCGCGTTGCCGCTGCGCGAGCCGGTGCAGGGCGCGTGCGAAATTCTCGGTCTGGACCCGCTCTATCTGGCTAACGAAGGCAAGCTGGTCGCCGTGGTCCCCGCGGATGCCGCGCAGCAGGTGCTGACCGCGATGCGGGCGCATCCGGCCGGCCGCGAGGCGGCGGTGATCGGCACGGTCGAAGCGTGCGACGAAGGCGCGGAAGAAGGCCTCGTGGTCATGCAGACGACGTTCGGCGGGCAACGTATCGTCGATATGCTGGTGGGCGAGCAATTACCGCGCATCTGCTGA
- the hypA gene encoding hydrogenase maturation nickel metallochaperone HypA has translation MHELSIASSVVEICAEQAHGARVRRVTLEIGQLSAVMPEAIRFCFDVCAKDTAVEGATLEIVEIPGQARCLACGATLDVEVPFGQCACGSEDLELIAGQQLKIRQMEVV, from the coding sequence ATGCACGAGTTGAGTATCGCCAGCAGCGTGGTCGAGATTTGCGCGGAGCAGGCGCACGGCGCGCGCGTCAGACGGGTCACGCTGGAGATCGGGCAACTCTCGGCGGTGATGCCGGAGGCGATCCGTTTCTGTTTCGACGTGTGCGCGAAAGATACTGCGGTCGAAGGCGCCACGCTGGAGATCGTCGAAATTCCGGGGCAGGCGAGGTGCCTCGCGTGCGGCGCGACGCTCGACGTCGAGGTGCCGTTCGGACAGTGCGCGTGCGGTAGCGAGGATCTCGAGTTGATTGCCGGGCAGCAGTTGAAAATCCGGCAGATGGAGGTAGTGTGA